The window CGGGCTCCCGCACCACCTCCGTACGGAGCAGCCGCGGCCGCTGCCGCACCCCGTTGACCGACCGGACCGCGTACGTTTCCCGGCGGGTGCCCGGATACCCCGCCCGCTCGACGACCTCCGTGCCCCGGAACAGGGACGGGTCCTCGGCGCGGCGCACCCGGAACGGGATCGGCACCTCACGCACCTCCGTGGACGCCGTCACCCGCAGCACGGTCACCGTCTGCCCGTCCCGGGGAAAGCTCGCCCGGTCGACCGAGGTGGTGTCCTCCCCGCGCAGGGTGACCCCGGCCTGCTCCACGGCCTCCCTCACGGTCGCCGCGTTCGTGCGGATCGTCCGCGTCCGCCCGTCCGCCATGATCGTGACGGTGCGCTCGGTCCGGACGTCCAGCTCCAGCCCCTGCCGCCCGATGCGCTGGGAGCGCGAGGTCGAGACGTACGCCCCCTCCGCACGCACCCCGAGCTGCTGGAGCGCCCCGTCCACCGTGTGTGCGGTCGTCCAGACCTTGCGCCGATGGCCGTCCACGGTGAGGGCGACGGGCCGCCCGTAGTGCACGGCCACCTCGTCGCCGCTGCTCAGGGCGGTACCGGGAGCGGGCGCGATGACATCGTGGGGGCCGACGGGGACCCCCTCGTCGGCGAGCAGTTCGGAGACGTCGTCGGCGAAGGTGTGCAGCGTGCGCGGCCGCCCGTCGACGGTCAGCTCGATCGCCTTGTCCTTCGCCACGAACGCGGAGGTCCCGCCCGCCAGGAACGCCACCACCAGCGCCTGCGGGACCAGCCTGCGCAGCGAACCGGGCCGGTCGGCGGCCCGTCTGCGCCGGGGCGCCCGCCGGGAGGCGCCCCGGCCGCCCTCGCCGGAGGCCCCGGCCCCCAGAACCGGCCCGCCCGGCTCCCGGGGCTTGTCACGGCGGCTCCGGTCCGCGTAGGCGGGGCGATAGGTGTCCACGTAGACCCCGTACGGCAGCGTCTCGGCCTCGTACGGCGGCGTCCCGGCGGCGCCGTACGGCGGCGGGACCTCGGCCCCGTACGGCAGCGTCCCGGCCCCGTACGCCGGCATCGCGGCGTCACGCACCGTGGGCGGCCGGCTCGTACCGTCCGGGCCATGGCTCTCGTAGGTCTCGTACGACGACTGCACGTTGCTCACGACGACACGCTCCAGAGGGGATCCGGGTCCGGGTCGGGCGACGTGAACCTAGCGGACTTCGGTCACCCTCCAAAGCAACGTGGTCACGCAGTGTCGCGACACGGGCCACTGATCATCTTTTCGGGCCCCCCGGACGGCCTAGTCGGCGTGATCCGTCAGTAATCGAACGCCCTCGCCGTGTTCGCCGCGATCGCCGTCGCCAGCGCGTCCTCGCCGATACCCCGCACCGCGGCCATCGCCCGGACCGTGACCGGAACGAGATACGGCGCGTTGGGCCGTCCGCGGTACGGGGCCGGCGTCAGGAAGGGCGCGTCGGTCTCGACGAGGACGAGTTCGAGGGGGGCGACGGCGAGCGCGTCGCGCAACGGCTGGGCGTTCTTGAAGGTCATGTTCCCGGCGAAGGACATGAAGTAGCCGTGCTCCGCGCACTCGGCGGCCATGGCGGCGTCGCCGGAGTAGCAGTGGAAGACGGTCCGCTCGGGCGCGCTCTCCTCCTTCAGGACCCGCAACACGTCCTCGTGGGCGTCGCGGTCGTGGATGACCAGCGCCTTGCCGTGCCGCTTGGCGATCTCGATGTGCGCGCGGAAGGACCGTTCCTGGGCGGCCTTGCCCTCCGGCCCGGTCCGGAAGTAGTCGAGCCCGGTCTCCCCGACCCCCTTGACCTGCGGCAGAGCCGCGAGCCGGTCGATCTCGGCGAGCGCGTCGTCGAGTGCCGTGTCGCCGCCGGGGGTCCGCGCGCCCTGCCGGGACCAGCCGTCGGGGTCGCCGTGCACGATCCGCGGCGCCTCGTTCGGGTGCAGGGCGACCGTGGCGTGCACGGCCTCGTACCGCGCGGCCGTCTCGGCGGCCCAGCGGGAGCCCTTGAGGTCGCAGCCGACCTGGACGACCGTGGTCACCCCGACGGAGGCGGCCTTCGCGAGGCCCTCCTCGACCGTGCCGGACTGCATGTCCAGATGCGTGTGCGAATCCGCGACCGGCACCCGGAGGGGTGCGGGGAGCGGGGGCGCGGCGTTCCTGTCGTTCTTGCCGGACGCGTTGCCGGAGTCGTTCGAAGGCATGCCCCGATCCTACGAATCGCGGAATCGGGGCATGCCTCACAGGCTCACTGATGGGGAGGATCAGCTCGCCTTGCGGTGGAACGGGTGCAGCAGGTCGGAGAAGTGCCAGTGGTGGTGCTCCCCCGGCTCCGCCGCGTCGCTCGCCGCCGCCTCCGCCGCGTCGACCGCCGCCGGGCGCGGCTTCGGCACGTGGCGCCGGTGCTCGGCGTCCCGGACCGACGACACCTGGCCCGCCCGCATGATCCGTACGACATGACCGTCGCAGTTCTGGCACGCCGGCCGGGAGAGCGGGGACGGCACGACCTTGCCGTCGGCCACGTACATCACGAAGTCGCGCCCCTGGGCGTCGTTGTGGTGCTCGATCTCGTACGACTGCTCCCAGCCGTGCCCGCAGCGCATGCAGGCGAACGAATACGACTCGTGAACGACGGCGGTGGCGGTGTCCCGCAGGACGGCCCGCTCTGCGATCTCGGTCATTGCCAGCTCCTCTGGTCCGCTGGACGCTGAGGACGGGTAAGTCCTCACCACCCATAGGACTCCTCCGCGGACCCGAAGTGCACCCCACCTGCCGACTGTTGAAGCCGTTTTGGCCCGTCCTTGTGGGAAGCCCCTCCCCGCGAGGGCATTGCTTTGCTCGGCTTTGCCGGGGCATGGGGCGCGAGGGCTCGTTCGGGGGGCGCGGGGGCTTATTTCGCGGAGCGCGGGGGCTCGTAAGTTGCGGGCGCCTCGGGGGGTGGGGAGTGCGGTGCGTCGGCGGGTGCGGGTCCGGTGGGGCTTCTCGCGGCAGTTCCCCGCGCCCCTGAAAGCCCAGCCCCTGCTTTTCAGGGGCGCGGGGAACTGCGCGACCAGCCCTCACTCACCCGCACCCGAAAGCGCACCGAACCCCCATCCCCCTACGGCGCAGCCCTCTTCGCCGCGACCACCGCGTCGAAGACCTCCCGCTTGGGCAGCCCCGCCTCCACCGCCACCGCGGCGATCGCCTCCTTGCGGCTCTCCCCCGCCTCCTCACGCACCCGGACCCGCCGCACCAGCTCCGCCGCGTCCAGCTCCTCCGGCCCCTTCTCCGGCGCCCCCTCGACGACGACGGTGATCTCGCCGCGCACCCCGGCCGCCGCCCACTCGGCCAGCTCCCCGAGAGGGCCCCGCTTGACCTCCTCGTACGTCTTGGTCAGCTCGCGGCACACGGCGGCCCGCCGCTGCGCGCCGAAGGCCTCGGCCATCGCCGCGAGCGTCGCGTCCAGGCGGTGGGGGGCCTCGAAGTACACGAGCGTGCGGCGCTCCTCGGCGACCTCGCGCAGCCGCCCCAGCCGCTCCCCGGCCTTGCGCGGCAGGAACCCCTCGAAGCAGAACCGGTCGACGGGCAGCCCCGACAGCGCGAGCGCGGTGAGCACGGCGGACGGCCCCGGTACGGCGGTGACCCGGATGTCCTTCTCCACGGCCGCGGCGACGAGCCGGTACCCGGGGTCGGAGACCGACGGCATCCCCGCGTCGGTGACCAGCAGCACCCGCGCCCCGCCCACCAGCGCCTCGACGAGTTCCGGCGTACGCGCGGCCTCGTTGCCCTCGAAGTACGAGACGATCCGCCCGCCCGGCTGCACGCCGAGCGCCTGGGTGAGCCGCCGCAGCCGCCGGGTGTCCTCGGCGGCGACCACGTCCGCACCGGCCAGCTCCTGGGCGAGCCGGGGCGGCGCGTCCGCGACATCACCGATGGGGGTACCTGCCAACACAAGGATTCCTGTCACACCCCCATCCTCCCAGGGGGAACGCCGTCGGCAGGGCGCGGGACCGCCTCGGACACCCCGGCCACATTCCCGTCCCACGGGACTCCCACAGCCGTGTTCCCTACGATGGCGCGGTGACCAGTACCGCGTCCTCCACGGACACCCGGCAGGACCAGGCCACCGAAGCGCAGCGGCCGTCGTGGCAGCACCGCCTGCGCCGATTCGGCTACGCGGCGCCCCCGAGAGGCGACGTCCGCACCCGGCTGGTGCCCCCGTACACCCGGCCGGGTCCACGGGTGTGGGCCGCGCTCGGGCTGCGCGAGAGTGGCGCGGCGCGTCTGGTCCGGTGGTCGGCGTGGGGCGGTCCGCTGCTGGTGACGCTGTTCGCGGGGCTGCTGCGGTTCCACGACCTGGGCAGCCCCAGGGCGGTGATATTCGACGAGACGTACTACGCGAAGGACGCGTGGGCGCTCGTCCATCGCGGGTACGAGGTCAACTGGGCGAAGAACGCCAACGAGCTGATCCTCCAGAACAACGGGAACGTGCCCATCCCGACGGAGGCGGCCTATGTGGTCCACCCCCCGGTCGGCAAGTACGTGATCGGTCTGGGCGAGCTGATGTTCGGGTTCGACCCGTTCGGCTGGCGGTTCATGACGGCCCTGCTCGGCACGCTCTCCGTGCTGATGCTGTGCCGGATCGGCCGCCGGATCTTCCGCTCCACGTTCCTCGGCTGCCTCGCGGGCGCGCTGATGGCGGTGGACGGCCTGCACTTCGTGATGAGCCGCACCGCGCTGCTGGACCAGGTGCTGATGTTCTTCGTGCTGGCCGCGTTCGGCTGCCTGGTCGTGGACCGCGACAAGGTTCGGCAACGCCTGGCCGCCGCCCTCCCCCGGGACGGCGACGGAGTCGTACGCCCGGACGTCCTCATCGCCGAGACGACCCGCCTGGGCTGGCGCCCGTACCGCTGGCTGGCCGGTCTCTGCCTGGGCCTGGCCCTCGGCACCAAGTGGAACGCCCTGTACTTCCTGGTGTTCTTCGGGATCATGACGGTGCTCTGGGACTACGCGGCCCGCAAGGTCGCCGGCGCCCGTCAGCCGCTGATCGCGATGCTCCAGCGCGACCTCGGCCTCGCGTTCCTGTCCACGGTCCCCGTCATGATCGTCACCTATCTGGCCTCCTGGACGGGCTGGATCCTCTCCCCGGACGACGGCACCGGCGGCTACTACCGCAACTGGGCCGCGACCGAGGGCAAGGGCGGCTGGTTCGCCTGGCTCCCGGACTGGCTGCGCAGCCTGTGGCACTACGAGCACGCGGTGTACGAGTTCCACATCGGGCTGTCGTCCCCGCACACGTACCAGTCGAACCCGTGGAGCTGGATCGTCCTGGGCCGCCCGGTCTCCTACTTCTACGAGTCCCCGTCCCCCGGCAACGACGGCTGCGCGGTCGACACCGCCGACAAGTGCGCCCGCGAGGTCCTCGCCATCGGCACGCCACTGCTGTGGTGGGCGGCCGCCTTCGCGGTCCTGTACGTCCTGTGGCGCTGGTTCTTCCGCCGCGACTGGCGCGCCGGCGCGATCGCCTGCGGCATCGCCGCCGGCTATCTCCCCTGGTTCCTGTACCAGGAGCGCACGATCTTCTTCTTCTACGCCGTCGTCTTCCTGCCGTTCCTCTGCCTCGCCGTCACGATGATGATCGGCGCCGTCCTCGGTCCCCCCGGCGCCCCGGAACGCCGCCGCGTGGCCGGCGCGGCGGGCGCCGGCGTCCTGGTCCTCCTGATCGCCTGGAACTTCATCTACTTCTGGCCCCTCTACACCGGCCAGCCGATCCCGATCGACAGCTGGCGGTCGCGGATGTGGCTGGATACCTGGGTCTAGCTGCGCAGACTGACCGCGATGACCACAGCGGCCCCTCCGGCGTCGTGGTCATTGTTGGTCGTCAGTGGTCGTCGTCGGTCCCCCTCGGACGGCCCGTCGACGGCCCAGCCAGGGGAGCGTCTGCGCAGGTGGACGCAGCCCTACGACGATGGCGCCGACGGGGACGGTCGACGTCGCCCAAGCCGATCGCAGGGAGGCGCGAGCTGCAGGGCGTGGTCTGCGAAAGATGTTCAGATATCGGAACCAGCAAGACGCGTGAGCCGTAATCTCGCCACATGGATGACGATGCGACCCAAACCGGGCACAAGATCGGGCCGAGTCCCGTGAGTCGGACCAGATCAGTCCGCCGGGACTTGATAGGCCCTCGCGCGATGAAACGTCGCTCATAGCAACTCCGCGAGCGCAGCGTGGGCTCGGGTCGGCATCCATGGCCGCTGGCCTCACCACCTTCGCGGAGATGGCCGCTCAGATCCAGCGCGACCTCAACTTCGGGAACCTCGCCGCCAGCATTCCGAGAAATGTAGGCAGTATGTCCTGATCGGAGACCGCTTCGCCAGCACGCCCGACTGGGTCAGACCGACAGCCATCCTCACCTTAGGCGCGGGCGCCGGCCTCGCCGCCCGGCGTTGGCTGACCCCTGGGTCGCATCCGAAGCTTCTGCAGCGAGGCTTCATCGGGCTGCTACTCACAATGACCCTGACCTGCGCGGTTTTTGGCAGGCAATAACCCGGAATCTGCCACGGGGGACAAGAAGAACGCCACTCAGTGGGTCAGTACGTATGGCTTCACGTCTTCCTGCTGCCGCACTCCACAGACAAGGTCCTCAAGCGTGTTCATGGAGGGGCGTGGGGAATCCAGGAGCCATACCTCGACACCGTGCCGATCGACTACTTCAAGGTGCGGGCAGGACGGCGTAGGCGACTGCTAGCGGCACCAAGAGTGACCTTCCCCTCGTAGCGTTGAGGCTGTGGCTGCCGCGGAAGGTGCCGGTGCGGCAGGCGTGAGGCCACGGCCGCGCGGGCCCGCCGCACAATCTCCGGGCCCGAGGCTCGAAAAATATCCTCCGCGCGGCGGTGCAACGAAATCCGATCCTCATGGACTCCTTCAACTATCTAGGAGGTGCCCATGAGGGATCGGAAAGAGGCTCGGGACGCGGAGTTCCAGAGCTTCGTCGTCAGCCGCTGGCCACGGTTGCTGCGCACGGCCTTCCTGCTCACGGGGGAGCAGCATGCCGCGGAGGACCTGGTCCAGTCGACGCTCGAACGGGTCTATGCGGCCTGGCGCAGGGTCGGCGCGGCCGACGACCCCGACGCCTACGTACGGTGCGTGATGATCAACGCGCACGCCCGCAGGCACCGCAGACGCCTCAAGGAGTTCCTGGCGCCGAAGGACGACTCGGGCCTCACCCACGAGCTGCCCGACGCCGACGACCGCATCGCGCGGGCGGACGACCGCGGCGCGCTGCTGACGGTGCTCGCCGCACTGCCCGCGCGCCAGCGGGAGGCGGTGGTCCTGCGGTACTGGGAGGACCTGAGCGAGGCGCAGGCGGCGGAGGCCATGGGATGCAGCGTCGGCACGGTGAAGAGCAACACGGCGCGGGGGATCGCGAAGCTCCGCGCCCTGCCGGGACTGGCCGAGGCACTCACGAACGGAGGGCGGAAGTGATGAGCGGGGACAGGGAGAGGAACCACGACATGCCGTACGACGAGGCGCACACGGACATCGCCCTCCTGCTCGCGGACGCGGCGGACGAGGTGGAGGTCGGCGCGGCCCCCTATCAGGCGGTGCTACGGGGAGGGAGGCGCCGCAAGACGCGCCGCTGGGCGGTGGCCGCGGCGGCAGCGGCGGTGATCGCGGGGACGACGCTGGCGCTGGCGGGAGGCATGGGCGACGGGCACGGGGCGGGGCAGGTGGCCGCGCGGCCCTCGGCGGGGACGGCGAAGCAGAGTCCCGACCGGCGGGTGACGACTCTGGCCAGGGGCACGGACCACGGCACGAAGTGGAAGGTCGACGCCGCCGTCTGGACCTCGCCGAAGACCACGGCGAAGGCACGCGCCCAGCTCGCCGAGATGGCCCTGTACGGGGAGGAGCCGGTCAAGGTGGATAAGGCCTCGGACCTGGTGGGCGAGAGCTGGTTCTTCATGCACCTGACCGTGGGGGGCAAGCCGTCGACGGTGATCCTGAGACTGTTCAAGAAGGACGACGTGGTCGCGATCAAGCATCTCGAGGCGTACCCGGGGCCGTTGGACACCGACGACCAGGTCGACGCCCCGCAGCGCCTGGTGATCGGCCAGGTCGCCCGGACCGTCCAGGAGGTCACCTGCACCTGGGACGACGGCACGAAGACCCTGGTGGAACGGGCCCCTGCGGGGGCCGGCGACTTCAAGAACCTGATCCGCGAGGTGGACGGCTCCCCGAAGGACTGGTTCGTGTGCCTGGGGCCGGACGGAGTGAACTACAAGAAGGCGGAGGTCACGGGGTGAGGTGAGCGATGCGGGCAGGGCGGCGGCAGGGGTCACAACCACCCCTGCTGCCGCGCCTCGGCCGCGACGATCTTCCACAGCGACCGGTTGAACTCGCCCAGTACACGTCCAAGGCGTACAACAAGCTCTGTGACCGTCTGGGCGTGGTGCAGTCCATGGGACGGGTGGGGTCCGCGCCGGACAATGCCGCCGCGGAGTGTTTCAACTCGCTGATCAAGGTCGAGTACATCCACCGCTGACAATTCGCGACCCGGACCGAGGCCCGCCTGAAGATCGCCACATGGATCACCGGGTTCTACAACCCGCGACGAAGACACAGCGCGGCCGACGGCCTACCGCCCGAGGAGTTCGGAAGAATCATCGCCGGCCCCACCCCCAGGCTTCCTCTACTTCTGGCCCCTCTGCACCGGCCAGCCCATCCCGATCGACAGCTGGCGGTCGCGGATGTGGCTGGATACCTGGGTGTGATGGCCGAACCCCGTTCGCCGGGCTCTGGCGGGCTAACAATCAGGGCACGCACAGGAGTCATTTTCCCCACGCGTTACTCCGGCGTGTTTACAGTGAGCCTCGGCAAGCGGTTTCTGAACGCGTTCAAAGGATGTTCGGGGCCGGACGGGAAGCCACCACGGGGTAACGGGGAAGGGATCGCGTCATGCGCAAGGGGGTCAAGGTCGCCATAGTCGGCGGAGTGTTCGCGGCGATGGTGGGCGGTGCCGGGTACGGCGGGTACAACTTCGTGACCGCGCTGAACGGGGACGGCGGGGGCGTCGAGAAACGCACCGGGCCGCCGGGCGGGGACGAGGTCCGGGAGACGACGGAGAAGTTCTTCGCCGCCTGGGAGAAGGGCGACTCGGCCACGGCGTCGTCGTACACGAACGACGCGGTGGACGCGGGGAAGGTCTTCGGCAGCTTCACGGGCGTCGCGCGGATCGACGACGTGAGGATCGAGCCGGGCAAGCCCACCGGGAGCGGCGCCCGGACCGTCCCGTTCTCCGTCAGGGCGACCGTGTCGTACCAGGGCAAGAGCAAGGAACTCGCGTACAAGAGCCGGCTGACCGTCGTGCGCGGGAAGACGACCGGGCGGGCCCTGGTCGACTGGCGGCCCTCCGTCGTGCACCCCGAGCTGAAGAAGGGGGACACGCTGTTCACCGGGGAGGCGGCGGCGCCGCCCATCGAGGCCGTGGACCGCGACGGCAAGGCGCTGACCAAGGAGAAGTACCCCTCCCTGGGGCCGATCCTCGACACGCTGCGCGAGCGCTACGGCGCCGACGCGGGCGGCACCCCCGGCATCGAGCTGGGCATCCACCACACCGACGCCGAGGCCGGCGACACCACCCTGCTGACCCTCACCAAGGGCAGGGCGGGCAAGCTGCGGACCACGATCAGCGCCCGGACGCAGGCGGCGGCCGAGCAGGCCGTCACCAAGTACCCCGAGTCGTCCGTGGTCGCCGTGCAGCCCAGCACCGGGCAGGTGCTGGCCGTCGCCAACCACCGCGACGACAGCTTCAACGCGGCCTTCCAGGGTGAACTCCCGCCCGGCTCCACGATGAAGATCGTCACCGCCGCGATGCTCATCGACAACGGCGTGACCTCCATGAACGGCCCCGCACCCTGCCCCGCCACGGCCACCTGGATGAGCCAGACCTTCAAGAACCTGCCCGGACTGAAGCCGGACGAGACGCCGAACGCGACGCTCGCCAACAGCTTCGAGCGGTCCTGCAACACGGCCTTCATCAAGCTGATCGACGAGAAGCCGCTGTCCGACGAGTCGTTGACCGAGGAGGCGCAGGAACGCTTCGGGATCGGCCGGGACGACTGGAAGACGGGCATCGTCTCCATGGACGGCAAGGTGCCGCCCTCCGGCGGGCCGAACCGGGCCGCCAACGCCATCGGTCAGGGTGACGTCCTGATGAACCCGCTCAACATGGCGTCGGTGACGTCCACGGCGATCACGGGGACGTTCCGGCAGCCGTATCTGGTGTCACCGAAGCTGGACGACCGGGAGCTGGCCACCGCGAAGGGGCTGTCGACCGGTACGTCCTCGCAGTTGAAGCAGATGATGAGGCTGACCGCGACCCGGGGGACGGCCGCGACCGTCATGTCCGGGCTCAGCGGCGACATCGGCGCCAAGACCGGTTCCGCGGAGATCGACGGGCAGGCGGTGGCGGACAGTTGGTTCACCGGGTTCCGGGGGGACGTGGCCGCGGCGGCGATGTCGGAGGGTGGCGGTCGCGGGGGCGAGGCGGCCGGTCCGATCGTGGTGGATGTGCTGCGAGTCTCTCCGTAGGGGATGCGGCTCGTCGCGGGGTGCGGGTCCGGTGGGGCTTCTCGCGCGCTTACCACCAGCCCGCGGACAAACGCGGCCCCACCCACGGAGTGACCCGCGGGACTCTAGGGTGGTGGTTCTCGTTGAGGGACGAGAGGCAGCCGGGGGCAGCGGAAGGTCGGAGCGTGGGTAAGAGAAGGCGTGTCGACGAGCGGAAGGCCGCGAAGTCGGGGAGGTCGCGGCGGCACCTCGTCCTCGGCGGAGTGGCCGTCGCGGCCCTCGGTGGTGGCGCGGTCGCCGTGTACACGGTGTTCGGCGCCGGCGCGTCGGCCGACGACCGTTCGGCCGACGCCAAGGCCGTGAAGAGCGGCCCCCTGTCCGCCGTCGAGGTCCGCTCCGCCGCGACCGCGTTCCTGACGGCCTGGCAGAAGGGCACCGTGACCAAGGCCGCCGCCGCCACGGACGACTCGACGGCCGCGAAGACCGCGCTGACCGGCTTCACCAAGGACGCCCACGTCAAGGACGTCACCCTCACCCGCGGCAAACGCGCGGGCGACAAGGTGCCGTTCACGGTGAAGGGCACGGTCTCCTACAAGGGCACGGCCAAGCCGCTCACCTACGAGTCCGCCCTCACCGTCGTACGGGCGAAGAAGGACGGCGAACCCGTCGTCGAGTGGCAGCCGTCCGTCGTGCACCCCGACCTCGACGAGGGCGACCGCCTGGTGACCGGTGAAGCGGGCACGCCCCCGGTGAAGGCCCTGGACCGGGACGGCGGTGAGCTGACGACGAAGAAGTACCCCTCGCTGGGCTCGGTGCTGGACGGTCTGCGGGAGAAGTACGGCAAGAAGGCGGGCGGCAAGGCGGGAGTCGAGCTGCGGATCGTCCGCGCGCACCCGGAGAAGGCCGGGCCGGACGGCACCTCCTCCGGCAAGTCCGCCGGTTCCACCAAATCCACGAACTCCACGAAGTCCACGAAGTCCACGAAGGAGAAGGCCGCCGACAAGACGCTGCTGGAGCTGAGCAAAGGCACGCCCGGGGAGCTGAGAACGACCCTCAGCCCGGGGCTGCAGGCCATCGCCGAGTCGAAGGTGGCGGCCACGAAGCGCGCGTCGGTGGTCGTGATGCGCCCCTCGACCGGCGAGATCCTCGCGGCGGCCAACTCCAGCGCCTTCAACGTGGCGTTCCAGGGCTCCCTGGCCCCCGGTTCCACGATGAAGATCGTGTCGTCGGCGCTGCTCATCGACAAGGGCCTGGCATCGGCGGACAAGGTCCACCCGTGCCCCAAGTTCTCGTCGTACGGCGGCTGGAAGTTCCAGAACGACGACAAGTTCGAGATCAAGAACGGCACGTTCAAGGGGAGCTTCGCGCGCTCCTGCAACACCGCCTTCATCTCCCAGGCCAAGAAGCTGGACGACAACTCCCTGACCCTGGAGGCCCAGCAGGTCTTCGGGCTCGGCCTGAACAACTGGGCCATCGGCGTGTCCAGCTTCGACGGCGCGGTACCGGTGCAGAGCGCCGCCCCGATGGCGGCCTCGCTGATCGGCCAGGGCGGTGTGCGGATGAACCCGCTGAACATGGCGTCGGTGGTGTCGACCGCCAAGACGGGCGTCTTCAAACAGCCCTACCTCGTCGCCCCCTCCCTCGACGGCCGCACCCTCGCGACCGCCTCCCGGCCCCTGTCCGCCACGGCCCGTACGCAGCTGCGCGAACTCCTCCGGTACACCGCCGCGGCCGGTACGGCGGCCGAGGCGATGTCGGGCCTCGGCCCGGACTACGGTGCCAAGACCGGCTCCGCCGAGGTGGACGGCCAGAAGGAGCCCAACGGGTGGTTCACCGCCTGGAAGGGCGACCTGGCCTCCGCCGGGGTCGTCCAGGAGGGCGGCCACGGCAGCGAGTCGGCGGGGCCGATCGTGGCGGCACTGCTGAAGGCGGGCAGCGGGGGCTGAGTTCCGGCGTCTGCGGTCATGTACGGGCGTGGACGGGGGTCTTCTCGTACGACTCGGGCGACTCGGCCAGGCACCAGTCGAAGACCGACGGCCAGGGACCGTAGCCCGCGTCCAGGTCCAGGTGGGCCTGGCCCGGCAGGACATCGACGGGCAGGCCCAGGGGGTCGGCGTAGAGCGTGGCCGCGCCGCCGGGGCAGTACGGGTCGTCGTCGCCGCCG is drawn from Streptomyces bottropensis ATCC 25435 and contains these coding sequences:
- a CDS encoding resuscitation-promoting factor — translated: MSNVQSSYETYESHGPDGTSRPPTVRDAAMPAYGAGTLPYGAEVPPPYGAAGTPPYEAETLPYGVYVDTYRPAYADRSRRDKPREPGGPVLGAGASGEGGRGASRRAPRRRRAADRPGSLRRLVPQALVVAFLAGGTSAFVAKDKAIELTVDGRPRTLHTFADDVSELLADEGVPVGPHDVIAPAPGTALSSGDEVAVHYGRPVALTVDGHRRKVWTTAHTVDGALQQLGVRAEGAYVSTSRSQRIGRQGLELDVRTERTVTIMADGRTRTIRTNAATVREAVEQAGVTLRGEDTTSVDRASFPRDGQTVTVLRVTASTEVREVPIPFRVRRAEDPSLFRGTEVVERAGYPGTRRETYAVRSVNGVRQRPRLLRTEVVREPGDQIVKVGTKAVPASVAGAEGLNWPGLAACESGGRPNAVDPSGTYGGLYQFDTRTWQSLGGSGRPQDAPAGEQTLRAKKLYVQRGASPWPHCGARLRG
- a CDS encoding TatD family hydrolase — translated: MPSNDSGNASGKNDRNAAPPLPAPLRVPVADSHTHLDMQSGTVEEGLAKAASVGVTTVVQVGCDLKGSRWAAETAARYEAVHATVALHPNEAPRIVHGDPDGWSRQGARTPGGDTALDDALAEIDRLAALPQVKGVGETGLDYFRTGPEGKAAQERSFRAHIEIAKRHGKALVIHDRDAHEDVLRVLKEESAPERTVFHCYSGDAAMAAECAEHGYFMSFAGNMTFKNAQPLRDALAVAPLELVLVETDAPFLTPAPYRGRPNAPYLVPVTVRAMAAVRGIGEDALATAIAANTARAFDY
- the rsmI gene encoding 16S rRNA (cytidine(1402)-2'-O)-methyltransferase; its protein translation is MTGILVLAGTPIGDVADAPPRLAQELAGADVVAAEDTRRLRRLTQALGVQPGGRIVSYFEGNEAARTPELVEALVGGARVLLVTDAGMPSVSDPGYRLVAAAVEKDIRVTAVPGPSAVLTALALSGLPVDRFCFEGFLPRKAGERLGRLREVAEERRTLVYFEAPHRLDATLAAMAEAFGAQRRAAVCRELTKTYEEVKRGPLGELAEWAAAGVRGEITVVVEGAPEKGPEELDAAELVRRVRVREEAGESRKEAIAAVAVEAGLPKREVFDAVVAAKRAAP
- a CDS encoding dolichyl-phosphate-mannose--protein mannosyltransferase; this encodes MTSTASSTDTRQDQATEAQRPSWQHRLRRFGYAAPPRGDVRTRLVPPYTRPGPRVWAALGLRESGAARLVRWSAWGGPLLVTLFAGLLRFHDLGSPRAVIFDETYYAKDAWALVHRGYEVNWAKNANELILQNNGNVPIPTEAAYVVHPPVGKYVIGLGELMFGFDPFGWRFMTALLGTLSVLMLCRIGRRIFRSTFLGCLAGALMAVDGLHFVMSRTALLDQVLMFFVLAAFGCLVVDRDKVRQRLAAALPRDGDGVVRPDVLIAETTRLGWRPYRWLAGLCLGLALGTKWNALYFLVFFGIMTVLWDYAARKVAGARQPLIAMLQRDLGLAFLSTVPVMIVTYLASWTGWILSPDDGTGGYYRNWAATEGKGGWFAWLPDWLRSLWHYEHAVYEFHIGLSSPHTYQSNPWSWIVLGRPVSYFYESPSPGNDGCAVDTADKCAREVLAIGTPLLWWAAAFAVLYVLWRWFFRRDWRAGAIACGIAAGYLPWFLYQERTIFFFYAVVFLPFLCLAVTMMIGAVLGPPGAPERRRVAGAAGAGVLVLLIAWNFIYFWPLYTGQPIPIDSWRSRMWLDTWV
- a CDS encoding SigE family RNA polymerase sigma factor is translated as MRDRKEARDAEFQSFVVSRWPRLLRTAFLLTGEQHAAEDLVQSTLERVYAAWRRVGAADDPDAYVRCVMINAHARRHRRRLKEFLAPKDDSGLTHELPDADDRIARADDRGALLTVLAALPARQREAVVLRYWEDLSEAQAAEAMGCSVGTVKSNTARGIAKLRALPGLAEALTNGGRK
- a CDS encoding penicillin-binding transpeptidase domain-containing protein, with the protein product MRKGVKVAIVGGVFAAMVGGAGYGGYNFVTALNGDGGGVEKRTGPPGGDEVRETTEKFFAAWEKGDSATASSYTNDAVDAGKVFGSFTGVARIDDVRIEPGKPTGSGARTVPFSVRATVSYQGKSKELAYKSRLTVVRGKTTGRALVDWRPSVVHPELKKGDTLFTGEAAAPPIEAVDRDGKALTKEKYPSLGPILDTLRERYGADAGGTPGIELGIHHTDAEAGDTTLLTLTKGRAGKLRTTISARTQAAAEQAVTKYPESSVVAVQPSTGQVLAVANHRDDSFNAAFQGELPPGSTMKIVTAAMLIDNGVTSMNGPAPCPATATWMSQTFKNLPGLKPDETPNATLANSFERSCNTAFIKLIDEKPLSDESLTEEAQERFGIGRDDWKTGIVSMDGKVPPSGGPNRAANAIGQGDVLMNPLNMASVTSTAITGTFRQPYLVSPKLDDRELATAKGLSTGTSSQLKQMMRLTATRGTAATVMSGLSGDIGAKTGSAEIDGQAVADSWFTGFRGDVAAAAMSEGGGRGGEAAGPIVVDVLRVSP